From a region of the Agrobacterium tumefaciens genome:
- the phaR gene encoding polyhydroxyalkanoate synthesis repressor PhaR, with the protein MAKHDGETIIKKYANRRLYNTGTSTYVTLDDLAQMVKRGEDFKVQDAKTSEDITHAVLTQIIVEQEAKTGNTLLPTAFLRQLISYYGDQMQMVVPTFLEHSMKTFSDQQSQMQEHMAKAFGDGSLARNFQAPLQMMEEQIRRNTELFRQAMQGFAPFSMPQAPKETRKPNASEIDELKEQLRALQQKLDQL; encoded by the coding sequence ATGGCAAAGCACGACGGCGAAACGATTATCAAAAAATACGCCAATCGGCGGCTCTACAATACGGGCACGAGCACCTATGTGACGCTTGATGACCTGGCGCAGATGGTCAAGCGCGGTGAGGACTTCAAGGTTCAGGACGCAAAGACATCCGAAGACATTACCCATGCAGTACTGACGCAGATCATCGTCGAGCAGGAAGCCAAGACCGGCAACACGCTTCTGCCGACGGCTTTTCTCAGGCAGCTGATTTCCTATTATGGCGATCAGATGCAGATGGTCGTGCCGACGTTTCTCGAGCACTCGATGAAAACCTTTTCCGATCAGCAGAGCCAGATGCAGGAGCATATGGCCAAGGCCTTCGGCGACGGTTCGCTTGCCCGGAATTTCCAGGCACCGCTTCAGATGATGGAAGAGCAGATCCGCCGCAATACGGAACTTTTCCGTCAGGCCATGCAGGGGTTCGCGCCTTTTTCGATGCCGCAGGCTCCGAAGGAGACGCGTAAGCCGAATGCTTCTGAAATTGACGAGCTGAAAGAGCAACTGCGCGCATTGCAGCAAAAACTCGACCAGCTTTGA
- a CDS encoding MFS transporter, producing MTASSPPAETKIAKRGIWGWVMFDWAAQPFFTVVTTFIFGPYFVSRLTEDPVSAQTVWSNMATMSSIVIAIFSPILGSIADQSGSRKPWIAFFAVIKIVSLSLLWFAAPGSPIILPVVCMIFASIAAEFSIVFNDSMMPRLTNPQNVGRISNLAWGLGYLGGMVVLIAVVTLLAANPQTGRTIAGITPLFGLNPVTGEDARITGPIAALWYLVFILPMFLFTPDSDKGLPFKSAIRSGLTELRATLRELRGRPVLLRFLIARMLYQDGVNGVLILGGAFAAGMFGWATMEIGLFGILLNVVAIAGCFVAGRIDHRLGSRTTILISLVLLLIATIGIVSTERSSTLFGWMALSTTDDGGIFATGAEKAYLVYGVLIGLAFGPVQASSRSYLARNITVAEAGRYFGIYALSGRATSFMATLSFSVATAMTGSAHVGMATLIVFLGAGFLLLLRVPERTIPQSEDKK from the coding sequence ATGACCGCTTCCTCCCCACCCGCCGAAACGAAGATTGCAAAACGGGGTATCTGGGGTTGGGTCATGTTCGACTGGGCGGCACAACCGTTCTTCACGGTCGTCACCACTTTCATTTTCGGCCCCTATTTCGTCTCGCGTCTGACGGAAGATCCAGTCTCGGCGCAAACGGTCTGGAGCAACATGGCGACGATGTCCTCCATCGTCATTGCCATTTTTTCCCCGATCCTCGGTTCGATTGCCGATCAGTCCGGATCACGCAAGCCGTGGATCGCCTTTTTTGCCGTCATAAAGATCGTCAGCCTGTCGCTCCTGTGGTTTGCTGCGCCCGGCTCTCCGATCATCCTTCCAGTCGTCTGCATGATCTTTGCCTCGATCGCGGCGGAGTTTTCCATCGTTTTCAACGATTCCATGATGCCGAGATTGACCAATCCGCAAAATGTCGGCCGAATTTCCAACCTTGCCTGGGGGCTCGGTTATCTCGGTGGCATGGTGGTATTGATTGCTGTTGTGACGCTCCTCGCCGCCAACCCGCAAACTGGCCGTACGATTGCCGGCATAACGCCGCTTTTCGGGTTAAATCCTGTCACCGGAGAAGACGCTCGAATAACAGGGCCGATCGCCGCGCTGTGGTACCTCGTGTTTATCCTGCCGATGTTTCTCTTCACTCCCGACAGTGACAAGGGCTTGCCATTCAAATCAGCCATCCGCTCTGGACTGACGGAATTGCGGGCAACGCTGCGAGAGCTTCGTGGTCGCCCTGTCCTGCTGCGGTTTTTGATCGCCCGTATGCTCTATCAGGATGGCGTCAACGGCGTCCTCATTCTCGGTGGTGCTTTTGCAGCCGGTATGTTCGGATGGGCGACAATGGAGATCGGGCTGTTCGGCATTCTTCTGAATGTCGTTGCCATTGCGGGCTGTTTTGTTGCCGGCCGCATAGACCATCGCCTCGGCTCTCGCACGACAATCCTCATCAGCCTCGTGCTTCTGTTGATTGCGACCATCGGCATTGTATCCACGGAACGTAGCTCGACCCTCTTTGGCTGGATGGCGCTATCGACCACTGATGATGGCGGTATATTCGCGACGGGCGCAGAGAAAGCCTATCTCGTCTACGGTGTGCTGATCGGCCTGGCTTTCGGTCCCGTGCAGGCCTCGTCACGCTCCTACCTGGCGCGCAATATCACTGTGGCGGAAGCGGGCCGTTATTTTGGGATTTACGCACTATCGGGACGCGCTACCAGTTTCATGGCAACGCTGAGCTTTTCGGTCGCAACCGCCATGACCGGCTCAGCCCATGTCGGCATGGCAACCTTGATCGTTTTCCTGGGAGCCGGATTTCTGCTGTTACTGCGCGTTCCCGAACGCACAATACCCCAATCCGAAGACAAGAAGTGA